The following proteins are co-located in the uncultured Tolumonas sp. genome:
- the sbcB gene encoding exodeoxyribonuclease I, with translation MITKPQKTFVFHDYETFGIDPARDRPSQFAGIRTDADFNICGEPVVLYCQMAPDYLPAPEACLITGITPQIVNQNGVCEADFFRSIHAQFAQPETCILGYNNIRFDDEFTRYGFYRNFFDPYAYSWQQGNSRWDLLDVVRAFYALRPDGINWVYDDEGKPSFRLEKLSVANGIKHENAHDAMSDVYATIGLAKCLKQAQPRLFDYLLEHRNKHKLKNLIDIINIKPLVHVSGMFSAWQGCASWIAPLAWHPTNNNAVIVVDLHKDISPLLKLDVAALRDRLYTRRNELAGESPVPVKLIHINKCPILAPAASLSEERSQELGINRDRCMQNLQLIRENPEIREKLVTLFNDDFVPPENQDPEHMLYQGFFSEADRATIDLIQQATAEQLTPGRYQFHDPRLHTLLFRYRARNYPHTLSPREQEQWQQFCVDALNRQAETYLLRLEQLLEGKIQGSREWNIIKSLALYLQGK, from the coding sequence TTGATTACTAAACCGCAAAAAACTTTCGTGTTCCACGATTACGAAACTTTTGGTATCGACCCAGCCCGCGATCGGCCGTCCCAGTTTGCCGGAATTCGAACTGATGCTGACTTCAATATTTGTGGCGAACCCGTCGTTCTTTATTGCCAGATGGCGCCAGATTATTTACCAGCGCCAGAAGCTTGCCTGATAACCGGTATTACTCCTCAGATTGTGAACCAAAACGGTGTCTGTGAGGCCGATTTTTTCCGCTCGATTCATGCGCAATTTGCGCAACCAGAAACCTGTATACTGGGCTACAACAATATCCGCTTTGATGATGAATTTACGCGTTACGGTTTTTACCGCAATTTTTTCGACCCGTATGCTTATAGCTGGCAACAAGGCAATTCACGCTGGGATCTGTTAGATGTAGTCCGTGCATTTTATGCTTTGCGCCCGGATGGCATCAATTGGGTTTATGACGATGAAGGTAAACCGTCATTTCGTCTGGAAAAACTCTCCGTTGCCAATGGCATCAAACATGAAAATGCACATGATGCGATGTCTGATGTGTACGCCACTATTGGTTTAGCCAAATGTCTCAAACAAGCCCAGCCACGCTTATTTGATTATTTGTTAGAACACCGCAATAAACATAAACTCAAAAACCTGATCGACATTATTAATATCAAACCGCTGGTGCATGTCTCTGGTATGTTTTCCGCGTGGCAAGGCTGTGCCAGTTGGATTGCCCCATTAGCTTGGCATCCAACCAATAATAATGCCGTGATTGTCGTGGATTTACACAAAGACATATCACCTTTGCTCAAATTAGATGTCGCAGCTTTACGTGATCGTCTTTATACCCGACGTAATGAATTGGCTGGTGAATCACCAGTCCCCGTTAAATTGATCCATATAAATAAGTGCCCAATCTTGGCACCAGCCGCCAGTCTGAGCGAAGAGCGTTCGCAAGAATTAGGTATCAATCGAGATCGTTGTATGCAGAACCTGCAATTGATCCGAGAAAATCCTGAAATCAGAGAAAAATTGGTCACCTTATTCAATGATGATTTTGTTCCGCCTGAAAATCAGGATCCCGAGCATATGCTGTATCAAGGCTTTTTCTCTGAAGCAGATCGGGCAACGATTGATTTGATCCAACAAGCGACGGCAGAACAATTAACACCAGGCCGTTATCAATTTCATGATCCTCGTCTGCATACATTACTGTTTCGCTACCGGGCCAGAAATTATCCCCACACACTGTCACCACGCGAACAAGAGCAATGGCAACAGTTTTGTGTTGATGCATTAAATCGACAGGCAGAAACTTATTTACTGCGACTAGAACAACTGCTGGAAGGCAAAATACAGGGTTCTCGCGAATGGAACATCATTAAATCGCTGGCGTTGTATTTGCAGGGTAAATGA
- a CDS encoding YeeE/YedE thiosulfate transporter family protein: protein MHNFTPWSSLLGGLLIGFAALILLWGKGRIAGYSGIISGLFSMPDGKRWRILFLVGTTLGASVATYALHLKVATLEISPLLILAGLLVGVGSRLANGCTSGHGICGIGRFSVRSLMATGLFMFSGALIVAMTH, encoded by the coding sequence ATGCACAATTTTACCCCGTGGAGTTCGTTGCTTGGCGGGCTCCTGATTGGTTTTGCAGCCCTGATACTTTTATGGGGCAAAGGTCGGATCGCGGGTTACAGTGGAATTATCTCCGGGTTATTTTCAATGCCTGATGGCAAACGCTGGCGTATCTTATTTTTAGTGGGAACAACCCTCGGGGCGAGTGTGGCAACGTATGCGCTACATCTCAAAGTCGCAACGCTTGAAATATCGCCGTTGCTGATATTAGCAGGCCTCTTAGTCGGAGTTGGTTCTCGCTTAGCGAATGGCTGCACCAGTGGTCACGGTATTTGTGGAATTGGTCGTTTTTCAGTCCGTTCATTAATGGCAACCGGATTATTTATGTTTTCTGGCGCATTGATTGTTGCCATGACCCATTAA
- a CDS encoding YeeE/YedE family protein — protein MISLIAGVLFGFGLALSGMMQPDKVVGFLNVTGEWDASLMLVMGGALAVFTLGYHFFIKKRQQTWNGAALHLPTKKALDRQLVLGALIFGAGWGLAGICPGPAIAMAALIGWPAIVFIFAMIAGMLMVGYWQQKKNLLAEQMTQLAASE, from the coding sequence GTGATTTCTTTAATTGCCGGTGTTCTTTTTGGTTTCGGATTAGCGCTTTCTGGCATGATGCAACCCGATAAGGTAGTGGGTTTTCTTAATGTTACCGGGGAGTGGGATGCATCATTGATGTTGGTGATGGGAGGGGCTTTGGCTGTCTTTACTCTGGGCTATCACTTTTTTATAAAAAAACGCCAACAAACATGGAATGGTGCTGCTTTGCATTTGCCAACTAAAAAAGCGCTGGATCGCCAGTTGGTATTAGGTGCTTTGATATTTGGCGCAGGGTGGGGGCTTGCGGGTATTTGTCCGGGGCCGGCAATTGCTATGGCGGCACTGATTGGTTGGCCTGCGATTGTGTTTATTTTCGCTATGATTGCTGGAATGTTGATGGTTGGATACTGGCAGCAGAAAAAGAATCTATTGGCGGAACAAATGACACAATTAGCTGCATCGGAATAA
- a CDS encoding YfbU family protein: MNMNHAQRLILSNQYEILSKLNPEKADYYHRCKTIVERGYCLQMLELEKEFGHLTEETCREVIDTLEMHHALKVSYENLSAEDQAQISASRLDFIGYARGYERELADYVCYLLDVEKRFPDLGKCCASLNSEMAMHDKYERMLAEWRDCPRQYKLSIQEIRNIITA; encoded by the coding sequence ATGAATATGAATCATGCTCAGCGACTGATACTCAGTAATCAATATGAAATACTGAGTAAGCTGAATCCTGAGAAAGCTGATTATTACCATCGCTGCAAGACTATTGTTGAACGTGGTTACTGTTTACAGATGCTGGAACTGGAAAAAGAGTTTGGTCATCTGACCGAAGAAACGTGTAGAGAAGTGATTGATACATTGGAAATGCATCATGCTCTTAAAGTTTCTTATGAAAACTTATCTGCTGAAGATCAGGCGCAAATCTCTGCATCACGCTTAGATTTCATTGGTTATGCCAGAGGCTATGAACGGGAACTGGCCGATTATGTCTGTTATCTGTTAGATGTAGAAAAACGTTTCCCAGATTTAGGTAAATGCTGTGCAAGCTTAAATTCTGAAATGGCAATGCATGACAAATATGAGCGCATGTTGGCCGAATGGCGTGATTGCCCACGTCAATACAAATTATCTATTCAAGAAATTCGTAACATCATCACTGCTTGA
- a CDS encoding glycosyltransferase family 2 protein, whose product MSKQSFTVSLVVPVYNEEESIDTFIETIDKELAPLRDQLEIVFVNDGSRDRTREVVEKAIEKDGRVTLINLARNFGKEAAMTAGLAHARGDAVVPMDVDLQDPPALVLEFVRMWKDEGYDTVYGVRTDRNADTAMKRLTAGGFYRFFNAVSTTTKIPENAGDFRLMDRRVVDAINQLPERNRFMKGLFAWAGFRSIGVPYARPERAAGTTKFNYWKLWNFALDGLFSFSSWPLRVWSYIGGAVAGISFLYMLIIILKVIFVGVDSPGYASLMCVILFLGGMQLLSIGIMGEYIGRMFLEVKQRPVFLVEGVYGQYSRPAVTVATEEDKQA is encoded by the coding sequence ATGAGCAAACAATCATTCACTGTTTCATTAGTTGTACCTGTTTATAACGAAGAAGAAAGTATTGATACCTTTATTGAAACGATCGACAAAGAACTAGCACCACTGCGTGATCAGCTGGAAATCGTTTTTGTTAATGACGGTAGCCGTGACCGTACACGTGAAGTTGTTGAAAAAGCGATTGAAAAAGACGGCCGTGTAACTCTGATTAACCTTGCTCGTAATTTCGGTAAAGAAGCTGCGATGACTGCGGGTCTTGCACATGCCCGTGGTGATGCGGTTGTTCCAATGGACGTAGATTTACAAGATCCACCAGCATTAGTGCTGGAGTTTGTCCGTATGTGGAAAGACGAAGGTTATGACACCGTATATGGTGTTCGTACAGACCGTAACGCAGACACTGCAATGAAACGCCTGACTGCGGGCGGTTTCTATCGCTTCTTTAACGCGGTATCAACTACCACCAAGATCCCAGAGAATGCAGGTGATTTCCGTTTAATGGATCGCCGTGTCGTGGATGCGATCAACCAATTGCCAGAGCGTAACCGCTTTATGAAAGGGCTGTTTGCATGGGCTGGCTTCCGTTCAATTGGTGTACCTTATGCTCGCCCGGAACGTGCGGCCGGTACGACAAAATTCAATTATTGGAAACTGTGGAACTTTGCTCTGGATGGTTTGTTCAGCTTCTCCAGCTGGCCATTGCGGGTTTGGAGTTATATCGGCGGCGCAGTTGCTGGGATCAGTTTCCTTTACATGCTCATTATCATCTTAAAAGTGATTTTCGTCGGTGTTGATAGCCCTGGTTATGCTTCATTAATGTGTGTGATCCTGTTCCTTGGCGGTATGCAACTGTTATCTATTGGTATCATGGGCGAATACATTGGTCGTATGTTCCTCGAAGTAAAACAGCGTCCGGTATTCCTTGTGGAAGGCGTTTATGGTCAGTATTCACGCCCAGCAGTAACTGTTGCTACGGAAGAAGATAAACAAGCATGA
- a CDS encoding GtrA family protein has protein sequence MITKSEFWRLFRFGLVGGGATIVDLGIATLCLHLWPEISEYLVTSIGFFVAFWFSFFGHRYVTFQKHGKVSKFLLVALSSLGVRYVLLSVLLWIGLSGLLPIVIATLAVTVLTYVLSRIWVFA, from the coding sequence ATGATCACAAAGAGTGAATTCTGGCGGTTATTCCGGTTTGGTCTAGTCGGTGGCGGTGCAACCATTGTTGATTTAGGTATAGCGACGCTATGCCTTCATTTATGGCCAGAGATCTCCGAGTATCTGGTGACATCGATAGGTTTTTTTGTGGCGTTCTGGTTTTCTTTTTTTGGGCACCGATACGTCACGTTCCAGAAACACGGTAAAGTTAGTAAATTTTTACTGGTAGCGCTCAGTTCTCTCGGCGTTCGCTATGTGTTGTTATCTGTTTTACTGTGGATCGGTTTGTCGGGTCTGCTGCCAATTGTTATAGCGACACTGGCGGTTACCGTTCTGACTTATGTGTTATCCCGAATTTGGGTTTTTGCCTGA
- the metC gene encoding cystathionine beta-lyase, producing MSINSQKHSFELATRITMLGRNTDEQCGFVNPPLYRGSTVVHKTVEDIEQRRGRFFYGTAGSPTIASLEDAWTQLTGAHGTVLSPSGLGSVALALMTTTKSGDHILIPDSIYGPSRSFCDNFLRKYGVDTEYYAPLIGADIEKLVKKNTSTIFMESPGSQTMEIQDIPALVSVAKKYGLKTILDNTWATPIFFDAHENGIDISVEAGTKYLSGHSDLLIGLASANRETWPELRATYDAMAMLPGAEDCLLALRGLRTMHLRIKETERKALELALWLQKRPEVEKVLHPAINDCPGHNIWKRDFKGSSGVFSVVLNANFKRTGFTKMLDDMSIFKLGYSWGGYESLVVPIQPQRDRSVTAWPYKGFAFRLQIGLEDLDDLKTDLKYGFARLHE from the coding sequence ATGAGCATAAACAGTCAAAAACATTCATTCGAGCTTGCTACTCGGATCACGATGTTGGGGCGGAATACGGATGAGCAATGTGGATTTGTTAATCCACCGTTATACCGTGGATCTACGGTTGTTCATAAAACAGTAGAGGATATCGAACAACGGCGTGGACGTTTCTTTTACGGTACAGCAGGCTCGCCAACTATCGCAAGTCTTGAGGATGCATGGACACAACTCACTGGTGCTCACGGAACTGTGTTATCGCCATCTGGGCTTGGGTCAGTTGCTTTAGCTTTGATGACCACAACTAAATCAGGCGATCACATTCTTATTCCTGACTCTATCTATGGTCCTTCTCGCAGCTTTTGCGATAATTTTTTACGTAAATATGGTGTTGATACGGAATATTACGCACCACTAATTGGTGCTGATATAGAAAAACTCGTCAAAAAGAACACAAGCACGATTTTTATGGAATCGCCTGGTTCACAGACAATGGAGATTCAAGATATTCCTGCTTTGGTCTCCGTGGCAAAAAAATATGGTTTAAAGACCATCTTAGATAATACATGGGCTACACCAATTTTCTTTGATGCTCATGAAAATGGTATCGATATATCCGTTGAAGCGGGAACAAAATATTTAAGTGGACATTCAGACCTGCTCATTGGATTAGCATCAGCAAACAGGGAAACGTGGCCAGAGTTACGTGCTACCTATGATGCGATGGCCATGTTACCTGGTGCTGAGGATTGTCTGCTCGCATTACGGGGACTTCGAACTATGCACCTTCGTATCAAAGAAACGGAACGTAAAGCTTTAGAACTGGCTTTATGGCTTCAGAAAAGACCGGAAGTCGAAAAAGTTCTTCATCCTGCGATAAATGATTGCCCTGGACACAATATCTGGAAAAGAGATTTCAAAGGGTCTTCTGGTGTCTTCTCTGTAGTTTTGAATGCCAACTTCAAAAGGACAGGATTTACAAAGATGCTTGATGATATGAGTATCTTTAAACTGGGTTACTCATGGGGTGGATATGAAAGTCTTGTTGTTCCAATCCAACCGCAACGTGATAGGTCAGTAACAGCTTGGCCATATAAGGGATTTGCCTTTCGATTACAAATTGGATTAGAGGACCTGGATGACTTGAAGACAGACCTTAAATATGGCTTTGCTCGTCTTCATGAGTGA
- a CDS encoding dihydrodipicolinate synthase family protein yields the protein MIFSGLSAFPLTPLTEGDIDEARFVQLIERLSDAGVDSIGVLGSTGSYAYLSRSERKRIAQLSVQSAGDIPVIVGIGALRTRDVLELAQDAQMAGAQGVLLAPVSYQKLTDEEVFSLYETVSRSLSVPLCVYDNPATTHFEFSDELHGRIAQLPNVASIKIPGVPSNIDAATVRIKQLRSMLPEHVTIGVSGDAYGACGLNAGCESWYSVIAGLFPHIALAITQASQAGETAKAMQLSDRLAPLWALFLKYGSLRVIATAAEIRDLVSTPCLPHPVKTLDSTIRQRLSKILDELEIA from the coding sequence ATGATCTTTTCCGGATTGAGTGCTTTCCCTTTGACCCCCTTAACTGAGGGCGATATTGACGAGGCCAGGTTTGTTCAATTGATCGAACGTTTGAGTGATGCTGGTGTTGATTCAATAGGTGTTTTGGGATCAACAGGCAGCTACGCCTATCTGTCCCGCTCTGAGCGTAAGCGAATCGCTCAGCTTTCTGTTCAATCCGCAGGCGATATTCCGGTCATAGTTGGGATCGGAGCCTTGCGTACCCGCGATGTACTTGAACTTGCACAGGATGCACAAATGGCTGGCGCTCAAGGAGTGCTCCTTGCCCCTGTATCTTATCAAAAGCTCACGGATGAAGAGGTTTTCAGTCTCTACGAAACGGTCTCTCGTTCTTTATCTGTGCCATTATGCGTTTATGATAATCCTGCAACGACTCATTTTGAATTCAGCGACGAGTTACACGGTCGTATCGCACAACTTCCCAACGTCGCTTCAATCAAAATTCCAGGTGTACCGTCCAATATCGATGCAGCGACTGTTCGTATCAAACAACTGCGCTCTATGCTCCCAGAACATGTGACCATTGGTGTCAGTGGTGATGCTTACGGTGCCTGTGGCTTAAATGCAGGATGTGAAAGTTGGTACTCTGTAATTGCCGGTTTATTTCCACATATCGCTTTGGCAATTACTCAAGCATCACAAGCTGGAGAGACAGCGAAAGCCATGCAGCTGTCCGACCGTTTGGCTCCTTTGTGGGCGCTTTTTCTTAAATATGGCAGCCTTCGCGTTATTGCTACGGCTGCGGAAATTCGCGATTTGGTGTCAACGCCTTGTTTACCTCACCCAGTCAAAACACTGGATAGCACTATACGACAACGTCTCAGCAAGATTCTTGATGAGTTAGAAATAGCTTGA
- a CDS encoding DMT family transporter: MVNTNSSKNEQSPLAGWGHGLLGVIIFSGSLPATRLAVQDLDPFFLTFSRASIAGVLASLLLLGFKEKRVNSSQIGSLLFVALGVVIGFPLLTAIALQYVTSVHSIVFLGLLPLSTAIFGVIRGGERPQPKFWIFSVVGSVIVGGYALSQNASVSVVGDMLMLAAILACGLGYAEGAKLSRELGGWQVISWALIISLPIMLIATFITMPVSLSSVRFSVWVALFYVSFFSMLIGFIFWYKGLAVGGIAAVSQLQLLQPFIGLGLAVLFLHETVNWILLLVTLGAVLCVAGAKKYAS; the protein is encoded by the coding sequence GTGGTTAATACAAATAGTAGTAAAAACGAACAAAGCCCTCTGGCTGGATGGGGACATGGATTACTGGGTGTTATTATTTTCAGTGGTTCGCTGCCTGCGACTCGTTTAGCAGTACAAGATTTAGACCCCTTTTTTCTAACTTTTAGCCGAGCATCTATCGCTGGCGTATTGGCATCTCTTCTTCTTTTGGGGTTCAAGGAAAAGAGAGTAAATAGTTCTCAAATTGGTTCACTGCTTTTTGTTGCTCTTGGTGTCGTGATTGGTTTTCCGTTGTTAACCGCCATAGCATTGCAGTATGTAACATCCGTACACTCCATTGTTTTTTTGGGTCTTCTTCCCTTATCTACAGCCATTTTTGGCGTCATCAGGGGTGGCGAACGACCGCAGCCAAAATTCTGGATTTTTTCCGTTGTGGGTAGCGTGATTGTTGGTGGATATGCTCTTTCCCAGAATGCCTCTGTATCCGTTGTTGGCGATATGCTGATGTTGGCGGCAATTCTGGCATGTGGGCTAGGATATGCTGAAGGAGCGAAGTTGTCTCGCGAGCTTGGTGGATGGCAGGTCATTAGTTGGGCGCTGATCATCTCGCTACCAATCATGCTGATCGCGACATTCATTACCATGCCTGTTTCATTAAGTAGCGTTCGTTTTTCTGTATGGGTAGCGCTCTTCTATGTCTCATTTTTTAGCATGCTGATTGGTTTTATTTTCTGGTACAAAGGTCTCGCTGTCGGCGGCATCGCAGCTGTTAGTCAACTTCAATTACTTCAACCGTTTATCGGATTAGGTCTCGCGGTGTTATTTCTTCATGAAACAGTGAATTGGATTCTTTTATTGGTGACGTTAGGTGCTGTGCTCTGCGTCGCCGGTGCGAAAAAATACGCCTCATAG
- a CDS encoding PLP-dependent aminotransferase family protein produces the protein MKARYKTIVDEFASAIYSGELMAGTRLPTHRQLSAEKHISLATATRVYFELESMGLVSGETGRGTFVREISLPPGLGIDQHAIATDVLDLNFNYPALPDQAELLRDALRQLTTTGDIESLLRYQPHAGKLGERNIIASYLSSRGLLPSAEDVLIVNGAQHGLAVSVMGLLKPGDVMLVDALTYPGFKILAGLFHLELIPIPITSQGPDLSFLTDICKKRRVRAIYTMPTMHNPLGWVLDLEQRKAIADIAKQHDLIIIEDAAYAYLVDHPPRPIAFFAPEQTIYITGFSKNIATGLRVGAIVASQKYRASLERAIRATTWNTPAIMTNIVCGWLLDGTIERLEMQKREDAYSRQKLAREVLAPFPFISHPNSYFIWLPLTDEVRAEFVVKNLMGEHISVSTAEPFCTTQNAPHAIRLALGSVSYENLHFALTKIKKHIEYAQYL, from the coding sequence GTGAAAGCACGTTACAAAACAATAGTCGATGAATTTGCATCTGCGATTTATTCCGGTGAGCTGATGGCTGGAACTCGTTTACCAACACATCGTCAACTTTCTGCTGAAAAACATATATCTCTGGCAACTGCAACTCGGGTTTATTTTGAGCTGGAGTCCATGGGGTTAGTCAGTGGAGAAACAGGAAGAGGAACCTTTGTTCGGGAAATATCCTTGCCGCCAGGGCTAGGGATCGATCAACATGCTATTGCAACGGATGTACTTGACCTTAATTTCAACTATCCAGCACTTCCCGATCAAGCTGAACTACTACGTGATGCGCTAAGGCAACTAACAACAACCGGTGATATTGAATCGCTGCTGCGTTATCAACCTCATGCTGGCAAACTGGGCGAGCGCAACATTATTGCATCATATCTCTCAAGCCGAGGTCTTTTACCTTCTGCTGAAGATGTTTTGATTGTTAACGGAGCTCAGCATGGTTTAGCGGTCAGCGTGATGGGATTGCTCAAACCAGGTGATGTGATGCTAGTTGATGCGCTCACTTACCCGGGGTTCAAAATTTTAGCCGGACTCTTTCATCTAGAGTTAATTCCCATTCCTATTACGTCACAAGGACCCGATTTATCTTTTTTGACTGATATTTGTAAAAAGAGACGGGTTCGGGCGATCTATACTATGCCGACAATGCATAATCCTCTTGGTTGGGTTCTCGACCTAGAGCAAAGAAAAGCTATCGCAGATATTGCTAAGCAACATGATCTAATAATCATTGAGGATGCTGCCTATGCTTATTTAGTGGATCATCCGCCACGTCCAATTGCTTTTTTTGCACCAGAACAAACAATTTATATCACCGGATTCTCCAAAAATATTGCTACCGGTTTACGTGTGGGCGCTATTGTGGCTTCCCAGAAATATCGCGCTTCACTTGAGCGAGCGATCCGTGCAACCACGTGGAATACGCCAGCAATTATGACGAATATTGTTTGTGGCTGGTTATTAGATGGAACAATAGAGCGATTGGAGATGCAAAAACGAGAAGACGCCTATTCGCGCCAAAAGTTAGCTCGTGAAGTTCTTGCTCCATTCCCCTTTATTAGTCATCCAAATTCTTATTTTATATGGCTTCCACTAACTGATGAGGTCCGGGCTGAATTTGTGGTTAAAAACCTGATGGGAGAACATATTTCGGTTTCCACAGCAGAACCTTTTTGTACAACACAAAATGCACCACATGCTATTCGATTAGCTCTCGGATCAGTAAGTTATGAAAATCTGCATTTTGCTCTGACCAAAATTAAGAAGCACATCGAGTATGCTCAATATTTATAA
- a CDS encoding pyridoxal phosphate-dependent aminotransferase: protein MKLINKSSKLGNVLYDIRGPIMDRAKQMEDEGQRIIKLNIGNLAVFGFEAPEEVQLDMIRNLPNSAGYSDSKGNFAARKAVMHYSQQQGIKSVTLDDIYLGNGASELITMATNALLDNGDELLVPAPDYPLWTAVTSLSGGTPVHYLCDESKGWIPDLADIRSKITSRTKGIVVINPNNPTGALYPDNILLEIIQIAREYGLVIFSDEVYDKILYDDVKHTAIASLSTDVLTLTFNSISKSYRACGYRAGWLIVSGCKDRASDYIEGLNMLANMKLCANVPGQWAIQTALGGYQSINDLVKDGGRLRCQRDLAFELINAIPGVSCVKPNAALYMFPRLDPDIYPIKDDRQFFLQLLEATRVMLVQGTGFNWPQTDHFRMVFLPHESDLRDAISRIANFLEDYRNTHINRLSM, encoded by the coding sequence ATGAAACTTATCAATAAATCGAGCAAATTGGGCAATGTGTTATATGACATTCGTGGTCCCATTATGGATCGGGCTAAACAAATGGAAGATGAAGGTCAGAGAATTATTAAGCTTAATATTGGGAATCTTGCTGTATTTGGTTTCGAAGCCCCAGAAGAAGTTCAGTTAGATATGATCCGCAACTTGCCAAATTCAGCTGGTTATTCAGATAGCAAAGGTAATTTTGCTGCACGCAAGGCGGTAATGCATTACTCGCAGCAGCAAGGTATAAAATCGGTAACACTAGATGATATATACCTCGGTAATGGTGCTTCTGAGCTTATAACAATGGCAACGAATGCATTGCTAGACAATGGTGACGAATTGCTGGTTCCTGCACCAGATTATCCACTATGGACTGCTGTGACTAGCTTATCTGGTGGGACACCCGTGCATTATCTTTGTGACGAAAGTAAAGGCTGGATACCAGACCTTGCCGATATTCGAAGCAAAATTACATCAAGAACAAAAGGCATCGTTGTCATCAATCCTAACAATCCAACAGGTGCACTTTATCCGGATAATATTCTTTTGGAAATAATACAGATCGCAAGAGAATATGGACTAGTCATTTTTTCCGACGAAGTCTATGACAAGATACTTTATGATGATGTCAAACATACAGCGATAGCCAGTTTGTCGACTGACGTTCTAACTTTAACCTTTAATTCAATTTCCAAAAGTTACAGAGCTTGTGGGTATCGTGCTGGCTGGTTAATTGTATCCGGATGTAAGGATCGTGCTTCGGATTATATAGAAGGGCTAAATATGTTAGCCAATATGAAATTATGCGCTAACGTTCCAGGTCAATGGGCTATTCAAACTGCATTGGGTGGATATCAAAGTATTAATGATTTAGTGAAGGATGGAGGCCGATTAAGGTGTCAGCGTGATCTGGCTTTTGAGTTAATAAATGCAATCCCTGGGGTAAGCTGTGTTAAGCCAAACGCGGCACTTTACATGTTTCCGCGCCTCGATCCTGATATTTATCCTATCAAGGATGACCGTCAATTCTTCTTACAATTACTTGAAGCAACTCGTGTAATGCTTGTACAGGGAACAGGTTTTAACTGGCCGCAAACTGATCATTTCCGTATGGTTTTCCTTCCTCATGAATCAGATCTACGTGATGCCATTAGTCGCATTGCTAATTTCCTTGAGGATTATAGGAATACCCACATTAATCGTCTATCAATGTGA